A genomic stretch from Barnesiella intestinihominis YIT 11860 includes:
- a CDS encoding beta-N-acetylhexosaminidase — MKNMNRYLSLVALIISLISCQSEDNPNRYELIPYPNDMEQMSGRFSFDDDTQIFISPECGDEVNEILAQFAEQFGKTAGKDLKIAEKEGKNMMVVKIDTTMSQEAYRLNISKKKIEITAATPNGVRYALQTIKQLLPVAIYGETLSADENWSVPCTTINDAPRFGYRGMHLDVARHFFTLDEVKRILNVMAVHKLNTLHWHLTDDQGWRVEIKKYPRLTEVGSIRNKTMIRKEWDNYDTTPYGGFYTQDELRDMVKYAADLGITIIPEIDLPGHMMAALASYPELGCTGGPYEVSGQWGIRDDVLCVGKEKTFEFIENVLLEIIDIFPSKYIHIGGDECPKIRWEKCPACQARIQKLGLKDDEHGKAEHYLQSYTTERIEKFLNEHGREIIGWDEMLEGGLTTNATVMSWRGVAGGVEAAKQGHYAIMTPTAPLYLDYYQSRDTQNEPLAIGGYNPVDMVYNFNPIPESLTEEQAKFILGTQANIWTEYITTPEHLEYMILPRLAALSEVQWDQVENKSYDRFLDNIGHILAIYDVMGLNYAKHILEVKGEYSVNETKGCIEATLRTQGNAPIYYTLDGSEPTTNSTRYTEPIEIRTENDSCTLKAIVVREGIETRTLVRPFKFNKATGHMPQLKDAPSEKYTFGGAGVLTDGIHGDFNYSNGCWLGFINTPLDATIDLGKTQTISQVKIGSLVQYSEYIFPPTQIKVYATNGDNPMTEIGKLEIPVTQKQDQDGVREYTCEFPAVPASKIRVVIDTTDKIPAWHGAKGEKGWLFVDEISVN, encoded by the coding sequence ATGAAAAATATGAATCGTTATCTCTCACTTGTGGCCTTGATAATCTCCTTAATCTCCTGCCAAAGTGAAGACAACCCAAACCGTTATGAATTAATACCCTATCCCAATGACATGGAACAGATGTCGGGACGCTTTTCTTTCGATGACGACACACAGATTTTTATTTCACCGGAATGTGGAGACGAAGTAAATGAAATCTTGGCTCAGTTTGCAGAGCAATTCGGTAAAACAGCCGGCAAGGACTTAAAAATAGCCGAAAAAGAAGGTAAAAATATGATGGTCGTAAAAATCGACACGACTATGAGCCAAGAAGCTTATCGGCTAAACATAAGCAAAAAGAAAATCGAAATAACCGCAGCTACGCCCAACGGTGTACGCTATGCGCTACAAACCATTAAACAACTCCTTCCGGTAGCTATCTATGGAGAAACCCTCTCCGCAGATGAAAATTGGTCGGTTCCTTGTACCACGATAAACGATGCTCCCCGTTTCGGATATCGGGGAATGCACCTCGACGTTGCCCGTCATTTCTTCACATTGGACGAAGTAAAACGGATTCTCAACGTAATGGCTGTTCACAAACTAAATACATTGCATTGGCATCTCACCGACGATCAAGGCTGGCGCGTAGAAATAAAAAAATATCCACGATTGACCGAAGTGGGCAGTATCCGCAACAAAACCATGATTCGTAAAGAATGGGATAACTACGACACGACCCCCTATGGTGGATTCTATACACAGGACGAATTACGCGATATGGTAAAATACGCCGCCGATTTGGGTATTACCATTATTCCCGAAATAGACCTTCCTGGACACATGATGGCGGCATTGGCCTCTTATCCCGAATTAGGTTGCACGGGTGGCCCGTACGAAGTTTCCGGACAGTGGGGTATCCGTGACGATGTGCTCTGCGTAGGAAAAGAAAAAACATTCGAATTCATTGAAAACGTTTTGCTCGAAATCATAGATATATTTCCCTCGAAATACATACATATCGGAGGTGACGAATGTCCCAAAATTCGATGGGAAAAATGTCCTGCTTGCCAAGCCCGTATCCAAAAATTAGGACTCAAAGACGACGAACATGGTAAAGCCGAACACTATCTGCAAAGTTATACGACCGAACGGATAGAGAAATTCCTCAATGAACACGGACGCGAAATTATCGGATGGGACGAAATGCTCGAAGGCGGACTCACCACCAATGCAACTGTTATGTCATGGCGAGGTGTTGCCGGAGGTGTCGAAGCGGCGAAACAAGGGCATTATGCCATCATGACACCGACTGCACCTCTTTATCTTGACTATTATCAATCACGAGATACACAAAACGAGCCTTTGGCTATCGGCGGTTATAATCCGGTCGATATGGTCTACAATTTCAATCCCATACCCGAAAGTCTTACAGAAGAACAAGCCAAATTCATATTAGGTACACAAGCTAACATCTGGACAGAATATATCACTACTCCCGAACACCTCGAATACATGATACTTCCCAGATTAGCAGCACTGAGCGAAGTACAATGGGATCAAGTCGAAAACAAAAGTTATGACCGGTTCCTCGATAATATAGGCCATATCCTTGCCATCTACGATGTAATGGGACTCAACTATGCCAAACATATACTCGAAGTTAAAGGCGAATACTCGGTAAATGAAACCAAAGGCTGTATAGAAGCGACACTCCGCACACAAGGCAATGCACCCATCTACTATACCCTCGATGGATCCGAACCAACGACAAACAGCACCCGATATACCGAGCCGATAGAAATCCGTACCGAAAATGATTCTTGCACATTGAAAGCCATCGTCGTACGCGAAGGCATCGAAACCCGCACACTCGTGCGCCCCTTCAAATTCAATAAAGCCACAGGACACATGCCCCAACTGAAAGATGCACCCAGTGAAAAATATACTTTCGGAGGAGCCGGTGTACTCACCGATGGCATACATGGAGATTTCAATTACAGCAACGGTTGTTGGCTCGGATTCATCAATACGCCATTAGATGCAACAATCGATTTAGGAAAAACGCAAACGATAAGTCAGGTCAAAATAGGGTCGCTCGTACAATATTCCGAGTACATTTTCCCGCCCACCCAAATAAAAGTCTATGCGACTAATGGAGACAACCCGATGACCGAAATCGGGAAACTCGAAATTCCGGTAACACAAAAACAAGACCAAGACGGAGTGCGGGAATATACCTGCGAATTTCCTGCCGTCCCCGCCTCGAAAATCCGGGTGGTTATCGATACCACTGATAAAATACCGGCATGGCACGGAGCCAAAGGTGAAAAAGGTTGGCTTTTTGTCGATGAAATTTCTGTTAACTAA
- a CDS encoding GH92 family glycosyl hydrolase — protein MKRTTLWIGLGLLLFSSCSNLTETQLQYIDYVNPFVGTGGHGHTFPGPVAPHGMIQPSPDTRIYGWDACSGYHYSDSTINGFSHTHLSGTGCGDYGDVLLMPTVGKQNYRYLGDGCQQTAYASPFSHYKEVAKPGYYSVELDRYNVTAELTATPRAALHRYRFPESKEAGFIVDLDYSLQGQENIDMKLASLSDTEIVGWKKTKGWAENQCIGFYMKFSKPFTCHIVDTVIDIVRDGKSCKLEQKKALLQFPTAQNEEVLVKVGISAVDIKGAQRNVETEIPSWDFDSIMTATQNKWNDYLETIQVEGNNETQKQIFYTALYHTAIHPSLFSDADGRYRGLDQMIHQTKSGKEIYTVYSLWDTFRALHPLLTIIKPDLNEKLVMSLMQKYHEGGILPMWELAGNYTATMIGYHAIPVIVDAYMKGFDKIDGKELLEACIRSSVYDTTGIIASSRMVNGLVPISKYYKNKIGYVPYEKENESVAKGLEYAYNDWCIARLAEEIGDTATYEKYKALSKSYINYYDSQTGFMRGKDLKGNWHVPFNPRYSDHRNDDYCEGTAWQWAWFVPHDIEGLITLMGGQEKFIGRLDSLFIAESKIEGPLVSSDISGLIGQYAHGNEPSHHIVHLYNYVNQSWKTQQLIDTILHTQYFNNPNGLSGNEDCGQMSAWYVLNAMGFYQVCPGSPIYSVGRPIFDKVTINLPNGKVFEIIANNNSRTNKYIQSIRLDNILLESPFFMHSDIMKGGKIVMEMGNTPVKQ, from the coding sequence ATGAAACGAACAACGCTATGGATAGGTTTGGGATTACTGCTTTTTTCAAGCTGTTCTAACCTCACAGAAACGCAGTTACAATACATCGACTATGTAAACCCGTTCGTGGGTACGGGAGGTCACGGACACACATTCCCCGGCCCCGTGGCCCCCCACGGAATGATACAGCCCAGTCCCGATACCCGTATATACGGGTGGGATGCCTGCTCGGGATATCACTATTCCGACAGCACGATAAACGGATTCTCTCATACCCATCTGAGCGGTACGGGCTGTGGAGACTACGGAGACGTTCTGTTAATGCCCACCGTAGGAAAACAAAACTATCGTTACTTGGGAGACGGTTGCCAACAAACCGCCTATGCCTCACCGTTCTCGCACTACAAAGAAGTGGCAAAACCGGGATACTATTCGGTAGAACTCGATCGTTACAACGTGACAGCCGAACTAACGGCGACACCTCGGGCGGCCCTGCACCGTTATCGTTTCCCCGAAAGTAAAGAGGCAGGATTTATCGTCGATTTGGATTACAGTCTACAAGGACAAGAAAACATCGATATGAAGCTCGCCTCGCTCAGCGATACCGAAATAGTCGGGTGGAAAAAGACCAAAGGCTGGGCGGAAAATCAATGTATAGGCTTTTACATGAAATTTTCCAAACCATTCACTTGCCATATCGTCGACACGGTCATCGATATCGTGCGCGATGGAAAATCCTGTAAATTGGAACAGAAAAAAGCACTGCTCCAATTCCCGACGGCACAAAACGAAGAAGTGCTTGTAAAAGTAGGTATATCGGCCGTAGATATAAAAGGAGCACAGCGGAATGTCGAAACCGAAATTCCATCTTGGGACTTCGACAGTATAATGACCGCTACACAAAATAAGTGGAACGACTACTTGGAAACCATTCAAGTCGAAGGCAATAACGAAACCCAAAAACAGATATTCTACACAGCACTATACCACACGGCTATACACCCCAGCCTTTTTTCCGATGCGGACGGACGCTATCGTGGGCTCGACCAAATGATACATCAAACCAAATCCGGCAAAGAAATATACACGGTTTATTCCCTATGGGATACTTTTCGTGCATTGCATCCGCTATTGACCATCATCAAACCCGATTTAAATGAAAAATTGGTGATGTCTCTTATGCAAAAATACCACGAAGGGGGTATTCTGCCCATGTGGGAATTAGCAGGGAATTACACGGCTACGATGATTGGTTATCATGCTATCCCCGTAATCGTCGACGCATATATGAAGGGATTCGACAAAATCGATGGAAAAGAATTGCTCGAAGCCTGTATCCGCAGCTCGGTATATGATACGACCGGTATTATCGCATCGAGCAGAATGGTCAACGGGTTGGTTCCCATTTCTAAATACTACAAAAATAAAATAGGTTATGTTCCCTACGAAAAAGAAAACGAGTCGGTAGCCAAAGGTTTGGAATACGCCTATAACGATTGGTGCATCGCTCGATTGGCAGAAGAAATTGGCGATACGGCCACTTACGAAAAATACAAGGCACTCTCTAAATCATACATCAATTACTACGACTCGCAAACCGGATTCATGCGTGGCAAAGACTTGAAAGGGAATTGGCACGTTCCATTTAATCCCCGTTACTCCGACCACCGCAATGACGATTATTGCGAAGGGACAGCTTGGCAATGGGCTTGGTTCGTTCCTCACGATATAGAAGGACTTATCACCTTGATGGGAGGTCAGGAAAAATTCATTGGTCGACTCGATTCTCTCTTTATCGCCGAATCAAAGATAGAAGGCCCTCTCGTATCTTCGGATATATCGGGGCTCATCGGACAATACGCGCACGGAAACGAGCCTAGCCATCACATCGTTCACCTTTACAACTACGTGAATCAATCGTGGAAAACCCAACAGTTGATCGATACGATTCTCCATACCCAATACTTCAACAACCCCAACGGATTGTCGGGCAACGAAGATTGCGGTCAAATGTCGGCTTGGTATGTGCTCAATGCGATGGGATTCTATCAAGTATGTCCCGGATCGCCCATATATTCTGTCGGTCGTCCTATCTTCGATAAGGTAACCATAAATCTACCCAACGGGAAAGTATTCGAAATTATCGCCAACAACAATTCCCGAACCAATAAATATATACAGAGCATTCGCCTTGATAATATCTTGCTCGAATCTCCTTTCTTCATGCATAGCGACATTATGAAAGGCGGAAAAATTGTAATGGAAATGGGAAACACCCCGGTCAAACAATAA
- a CDS encoding MFS transporter: MKKVSKEKSINPIAWVPTAYFAMGLPFIAVNLVSTFMFKDLGISDTQIAFWTSVIMLPWTLKFLWSPFLEMYRTKKFFVVVTQLLSGLLFGIVALSLNFDYFFAISISTMAVIALSGATHDIACDGVYMAELSPEDQAKYIGVQGAFYNIAKLVANGGLVAAAGMLAEHFGASEGASIQANMPAYKEAWMIIFIIISALLLLLGLYHSKVLPSTQVPNQEKRSSADVAKELWEVIKNFFTKKHIFYYICFIILYRFAEGFIMKIAPLFLRSSRDIGGLGLSLTEIGTLNGVFGSAAFVLGSLLAGVYVSRRGLKKTLFTLCCVFNFPFVAYTLLAIFQPENLYLIGTGIVIEYFGYGFGFVGLTLFMMQQIAPGKHQMSHYAFASGIMNLGVMLPGMMSGFFSDWLGYERFFIYVLLATIPSLLITYFIPFTYDDSKKESNR, from the coding sequence ATGAAGAAGGTTAGTAAAGAAAAATCGATAAATCCTATTGCATGGGTCCCCACGGCATATTTTGCCATGGGGCTTCCTTTTATAGCGGTAAATCTCGTTTCCACGTTCATGTTCAAGGACTTAGGAATATCCGATACCCAAATTGCCTTTTGGACTTCTGTCATCATGTTACCGTGGACATTAAAGTTCCTTTGGAGTCCTTTTTTAGAAATGTATCGTACGAAAAAATTTTTCGTTGTCGTCACTCAGTTACTGAGTGGGTTATTATTCGGTATAGTAGCTCTCTCATTGAACTTCGACTATTTTTTCGCGATCAGTATCTCCACGATGGCAGTCATCGCTTTGAGTGGAGCCACGCATGATATAGCTTGTGACGGCGTCTATATGGCCGAACTATCTCCCGAAGATCAAGCAAAATACATCGGTGTACAAGGAGCTTTCTACAACATTGCGAAATTAGTAGCCAACGGTGGATTGGTAGCAGCAGCGGGAATGCTAGCCGAACATTTCGGCGCATCCGAAGGAGCCTCTATTCAAGCGAATATGCCCGCCTATAAAGAAGCGTGGATGATTATTTTTATCATCATTTCGGCACTGTTGTTGCTATTGGGGCTATACCACTCAAAAGTACTCCCTTCCACACAAGTACCGAACCAAGAAAAGCGTTCAAGCGCCGATGTGGCGAAAGAGCTATGGGAGGTCATTAAAAACTTCTTTACCAAGAAACACATCTTTTACTATATCTGTTTCATCATACTCTACCGCTTTGCAGAAGGATTTATCATGAAAATCGCTCCGCTATTTCTGCGTTCTTCACGCGATATCGGCGGATTGGGACTTTCGCTTACCGAAATCGGCACATTGAATGGAGTGTTCGGTTCAGCTGCGTTTGTTTTAGGCTCATTGTTAGCAGGAGTTTACGTTTCGCGTCGAGGATTGAAGAAAACGCTTTTCACCCTCTGTTGCGTATTCAACTTTCCATTCGTAGCCTACACATTATTAGCCATATTCCAGCCCGAAAATCTCTATCTGATAGGAACCGGTATCGTTATCGAATATTTTGGTTATGGATTCGGATTCGTGGGTCTCACACTCTTCATGATGCAACAGATAGCGCCGGGCAAACACCAAATGTCACACTACGCTTTCGCTTCGGGTATTATGAACCTCGGTGTCATGCTTCCAGGTATGATGAGTGGATTTTTCAGTGATTGGCTAGGCTATGAAAGATTCTTTATCTATGTATTGTTGGCTACAATACCATCGTTACTAATCACCTACTTCATTCCGTTCACCTACGATGATTCGAAGAAAGAAAGTAATCGATGA
- a CDS encoding family 20 glycosylhydrolase, whose protein sequence is MNTHNIFKSVLFSTLLLIGNSCSDRKGIDVIPMPRSVEYHSGNFTISPETKFYTNLSAESRQALTDYLEGTSLGSVPFAESATGNNGIELNLCDSSIVTGNEAYRIEIDKKGVRLSANTETGIFYGLQTLLQLLNNGDNKTLPALTINDSPRFPYRGLHLDVSRHFFDKEFVKKQLNAMAYFKMNRLHWHLTDGAGWRIEIKKYPRLTSFAAWRPFDKLNDWWVGGRTFCEQDDPRAVGGYYTQDDIREVVAYAAERHITIIPEIEMPGHSEEVLATYPELSCSGKPYVNADFCIGTEKTFEFLENVLLEVIDLFPSEYIHIGGDEASKSSWKTCPRCQKRMADEHLNSVDELQSYMIHRIEKFLNDHGRKIIGWDEIIEGGLSPTATVMSWRGEEGGIKAVKAGNQAIMTPGKYCYLDAFQDAPNTQPMAIGGYLTLEKVYSFEPVPDSLSTKEAELILGVQGNVWTEHIPTPEHYEYMIYPRILALAEIGWSPSEVKKWDNFHTRALQAVNILREQGYNPFPLEKEIGDKPESYQKVNHLAIGKKVTYANPYSNHYAAQGEKTLVDGVRGGWMYNDDRWQGFIDCDFDVTIDLGKETDIKQVCAEFIQLKGPYVWLPKQVIISSSVDGEHYDTLATVDNDISPDIETLQFKEFGWEGNAKARYIRYKALSNGITGGWLFTDEIRIK, encoded by the coding sequence ATGAATACACATAATATATTCAAATCCGTTCTCTTCTCTACATTGTTACTTATCGGAAACAGTTGTTCTGATCGAAAAGGAATAGATGTTATACCTATGCCTCGATCGGTAGAGTATCACAGCGGAAATTTTACAATTTCACCCGAGACCAAGTTCTATACAAACCTCTCCGCAGAAAGTCGTCAAGCTCTGACCGACTATCTCGAAGGGACATCGCTCGGTTCCGTTCCCTTTGCCGAATCGGCTACCGGAAATAACGGAATAGAATTGAACCTCTGCGATAGTTCCATCGTGACAGGAAATGAAGCCTATCGGATCGAAATCGATAAAAAAGGTGTTCGCCTGTCGGCAAATACCGAGACTGGGATATTCTACGGACTCCAAACACTTCTGCAACTGTTGAATAACGGCGATAACAAAACTCTTCCCGCTCTGACGATCAACGATTCCCCTCGTTTCCCATACCGGGGATTGCACCTCGATGTTTCGCGCCACTTCTTTGATAAAGAGTTTGTCAAAAAACAATTGAATGCGATGGCCTATTTCAAAATGAATCGGTTGCATTGGCATTTGACCGACGGTGCTGGTTGGAGAATCGAAATAAAGAAATATCCCCGCCTCACCTCTTTCGCAGCGTGGAGGCCATTCGATAAATTAAACGACTGGTGGGTAGGAGGTCGCACTTTCTGTGAGCAAGACGATCCTCGTGCCGTCGGCGGATATTATACACAAGACGACATTCGGGAAGTTGTCGCTTACGCTGCCGAACGTCATATCACCATCATTCCCGAAATCGAAATGCCGGGACACTCCGAAGAAGTATTGGCTACTTACCCAGAGTTATCTTGTTCCGGTAAACCCTATGTCAATGCCGACTTTTGCATAGGAACCGAAAAAACTTTCGAATTCCTCGAAAACGTCTTACTCGAAGTAATCGACCTTTTCCCCTCTGAATACATTCACATCGGAGGTGACGAAGCAAGCAAAAGTAGTTGGAAGACATGCCCCCGTTGTCAGAAGCGCATGGCCGACGAGCACTTAAATTCGGTAGACGAATTGCAAAGTTACATGATACACCGTATTGAAAAGTTCTTAAACGATCACGGTCGTAAAATCATCGGGTGGGACGAAATCATAGAAGGCGGGCTATCTCCTACGGCCACAGTCATGTCATGGCGGGGAGAAGAAGGTGGCATCAAAGCTGTAAAAGCCGGAAACCAAGCCATCATGACACCCGGTAAATACTGCTACCTCGATGCATTTCAAGATGCCCCCAACACTCAACCGATGGCCATTGGCGGGTATCTTACTTTGGAAAAAGTCTACTCTTTCGAACCGGTCCCCGATTCGCTTTCCACGAAAGAAGCCGAGCTTATTCTAGGTGTACAAGGAAATGTATGGACCGAGCACATACCCACACCCGAACACTACGAATACATGATATATCCTCGGATATTGGCACTCGCCGAAATCGGGTGGTCTCCTTCCGAGGTCAAAAAGTGGGACAATTTCCACACCCGAGCCCTTCAAGCGGTAAATATACTTCGAGAACAGGGTTATAATCCTTTCCCTCTCGAAAAAGAAATAGGCGATAAACCCGAATCATACCAAAAGGTAAACCATCTGGCTATCGGGAAAAAAGTAACCTATGCCAATCCTTATAGCAATCATTACGCCGCTCAGGGAGAGAAAACATTGGTCGATGGCGTCCGGGGTGGTTGGATGTACAACGACGACCGTTGGCAAGGCTTTATCGATTGTGATTTCGATGTAACGATTGATCTCGGTAAAGAAACCGACATCAAACAAGTCTGTGCCGAATTCATACAGCTTAAAGGTCCCTATGTATGGTTACCCAAACAAGTTATCATATCGAGCTCTGTCGATGGAGAACATTACGATACCCTCGCGACTGTCGACAATGACATTTCACCCGACATCGAAACGCTTCAATTCAAAGAATTCGGTTGGGAAGGTAATGCAAAAGCTCGCTATATCCGCTACAAGGCATTATCGAACGGCATTACCGGAGGCTGGTTATTCACCGATGAAATCAGAATCAAATAA